Within Sphingobium aromaticiconvertens, the genomic segment ATCTGGGGGCATATTGTCCATGATTTCAGTAATATAACCAGTCCAAGTGCGCTTGCCGCCTTCGGTCAGGTGCTGATGATCGACATTTTGCTGGCGGGCGACAACGCCATCGTCGTCGGCGCGCTTGCCGCCGGGCTGCCGCCGCAGCAGCGCCAGCGGGTCATCCTGATCGGCATCATCGCCGCGCTGGTACTCCGCATCGGCTTTGCGCTGGTGGTCAGCCAGTTGATGCAGATCGTCGGCCTGATCCTGGCGGGTGGGCTTCTGCTCCTCTGGGTCAGTTGGAAGATGTGGCGCGAACTGCACCCCAAGCGGGGCGGGGAGACGCCGGGCGACACCAGCGACGATGACATCTCCGGCCTTCGTCCGGCCAAGAGCTTCGCCGCCGCCGCCTGGGCCGTGGCCGTTGCGGACGTCTCGATGAGCCTGGACAATGTGCTCGCCGTCGCTGGCGCAGCGCGCGATCATCCGGGTATTCTCATCATCGGCCTGATCCTGTCGGTGGCCCTGATGGGTATCGCCGCCAACGTCATTGCCAAATATATCGAGCGATTCCGCTGGATCGCCTATCTGGGCCTCATCGTCATCGTCTATGTCGCGTTCAAGATGGTCTATGACGGCTTCGTTGACCAGAATGTGGGTATCCTCACCCTCTTCTCCTGATCTGGGCGCTCAATCCCAGCCGCTGGTGATGACGTGACATTACACGTCGTCACTGGCGGCCCCGGATCGGGCAAGACCAGCCTGATTAACGCCCTTGCTGCAGCCGGCCATCCCACTCTTCCGGAATCGGGTCGAAACATCATCCGCGAACAGGTAGCGACGGGAGATCGTGCCCTGCCATGGGATGATCAGGAGGCTTTTGCCCAGGCGATGGAAGCGGCCGACAGGCGCGCTTATGCCGCCATGCCGAACAGAAATGGTGCGGTCTTCCTGGATCGGGGGCTGCCCGACATCATCGGCTACAGGGCGCTATCAGGCCTGCCTATCAGCCCCACATTGGAAGCGGATTGTCGAGCGACCATCCGCTACGCATCCCCGATCTTCATCGCACCGCCCTGGCCCGAAATCTACGCAACCGACAGCGAGCGTCGACAGGATTTTGGAGAAGCTGATCGTACCTGCGCCTTCATGCGCGAAACCTACGCTGCCCTGGGCTATGCGCTTGTAGAATTGCCGCACGCTTCGGTGGCCGAACGCGTCGCTTTCATCCTGCGTTCGGCAGGTGTCTCAGCGGCATAGCCGACTGCCCCCCTTCATGGCACCAATATAGTTGCCCCGGTTGTCGCCCGTGCCTCAAGTGCCCGGTGCGCCTCCGCCGCGTCAGCCAGTGCAAATCGCTGCCCGATCACCGCCTTAACCACGCCCCGCGCCATTCGGTCGAACAGCCGCTCCGCCGTATGCGTCAGCGCGTCCGGCGTCGCAATATAGTCAAATAAAGTCGGGCGCGTCACATAGAGCGACCCACCCTTGCTCAAGTCCAGCAGGCTGACGGGCGGCACAGCTCCCGACGCATTACCAAAGCTGACCATCAACCCCCGCCGCTTCAGACAGGCAAGTGATGCCGCCCAGCTATCCTTGCCAACCCCATCATAGACGGCATCGACGCCCTTTCCGTCCGTCAAATCGCGCACCGCCTCGGCTAACGCAGCGAAGTCTCCATGCAGGCTATGGTCCGCTGCAACCTGCGCGGCCTTTTCCGCCGATCCGCTATGGGCGATCACAACAACACCCTTGTCCCGTAGCCAAGGCACCAGGACCGACCCCACGCCGCCCGCCGCCGCATGGACCAGCACCACCTGACCTGCTCTCAAATCGATCATGTCTTCAGCGAGGTAACAGGCGGTCATTCCTTTAAGCATCATCGCCGCCGCATCTTCGGCAGGAATCGCATCGGGCAAGCGCACCGCCTTGTCCGCCGCGATGATCCGATGGGTCGCATAGGCACCAAGTCCACTCACGCAGCCCACCCGATCACCGACAGCAAAGCCGCCGACACCAGCGCCCACCGCCAATATCATACCCACACTTTCCGATCCCAACGGGACCGGAAGCGGGGCAGGGTAGAGGCCCGTGCGATAATAGGTGTCGATGAAATTAAGCCCGATCGCCTCCTGCACGACCAGCATTTCACTGTCACCGGGAACGCCGGGATCAAAATCCTGCCGGGCGATCACCTCCGGTCCGCCATGGGCGGAGGCAACCATCCGCCATGCGGCGCTCCCGCCCGACATCAGGCGAGATGCTCGGCAAAGAAATCAGCCGTGCGCCGGTCCGCCAGTGCAGCAGCTTCCTCATTCCGCCGCAGCCCCGACTCGGCGGCAAAGCCATGATCCAGCCCCTCATAGTCAAACAGCGCCACATGGCGATTGTCTGCCAGCCCGTCATGCATTGCTTTCTGAGTCGCGGGCGGCACAAAGCCATCGGCGGTCGGCACATGCAGCAGCACCGGTTTACCGATCGCCTTCTGCTCGCCCAGCAGCCCGTCGATGCCCACGCCATAATAGCCGACAAAGGCATCGCCATCGGTGCGACAGGCGGACATGAACGCTATCCGTCCCCCTAAGCAGTAACCCACCAGACCGACCTTACCCGCACCGCCCAGCGCAGCGCGCGCCGTCTTGATCGTAGCCTCGATGTCCTTGATCCCCTGATCCTGATCGAACTGGCCAAACAGACCCAGTCCTTCCTGCAACTGCTCGGGCACATCGGCGTCCAGTTCAATATGCGGCCGAATGCGCCAGAACAGATCGGGCGCATAGGCCAGATAACCCGCCTTTGCCCAATTGTCGCACTTGCGCCGGATACCTTCATTCACCCCGAAAATCTCCTGGATGACGATAATCGCCGCGGTTGGCTCGCCCTGCGGCTTTGCGACATAGGTATCAAACGGCGCTCCGCCTTCCAGCGGGGTCACGGGCTGAAACTCTGCCATGGGATAAGGCTCCTTCTCCTTTGGGCGATGCCGATCTGACTCGCATCCACCACGCATAATGGCTTCGGCAGCGGCAAGTGCAAGTCACGATGAACGCACAGGATTTGGCTTTTTTCACCTTTTGCGGCATGACAGGGCAGAACCGGTATCAGCAAGGATCAGCGCCATGAAAGTCACCGTCGATGTGGATTGCTCCCCGACCGAAGCGCGCGCCTTTCTGGGGCTTCCCGACCTGACCCCATTGCACGACAAATATGTGCAAACGGTGCTCGACAGCTTCACTGGAACAGGCAGCCTCGATCAGGTTGAAAGTCTGATGAAGTCGATGTCACCAATGGGTGATGCGGGCATCCGCATGTTCAAGCAGATGATGGATTTGGGTATGGCGTCAGGCGGAATGGGAACGACCAAGGACAAGAAAGGCGACTGACGCCCCGCGCGCCGAACATCGCAGCCATGACCGACACGATCTTCGCCCTGTCGAGCGGCGCACCACCTGCCGCCATTGGTGTGATCCGTGTCAGCGGGCCGCTAGCGGGGAGGGCGCTGGAAGCTTTGAGTGGTCGCCTGCCGCCCCCACGTCGTGCAACCCTTGCGCTGCTGCGCGCACCGAACACCAGCGATTTGCTCGATCGAGCCTTGCTCTTATGGTTCCCAGGGCCGGCAACAGCCACAGGTGAGGATCTGGCCGAACTCCACTGCCATGGCGGTCGCGCGGTGGTCGAAGCGATAGCTTCAGCGTTGGCGACGCTGCCGGGACTGCGCGCAGCGACGCCTGGGGAGTTCACCCGCCGCGCCTTCGATAATGGCCGCATGGACCTTAACGCAGTCGAGGGGCTAGCCGACCTGCTCACGGCTGAAACCCAACAACAGCGCCGCGCCGCGCTGGCAATGGCCGAAGGGCATTTCTCGCGACGTATAGAGGGATGGCGACAGACCCTGCTCCAACTCTCCGCCATGACCGAAGCGGCGCTTGATTTCTCGGATGAAGATGATGTGCCCGATGCCGAAATAGAACAACGCATCGGCGCGGGCATAGCCACCCTCGCGAAAGAGGTTGAGGTCGACCTAGCGCGCCCTACCGCTGAACGTTTGCGCGACGGCATTCGTGTCGCTCTCGCCGGGCCGCCCAATGCGGGCAAGTCGACGCTGCTCAATGCACTCGCCGGGCGAGACGCCGCGATCGTTTCTGACATCGCCGGAACAACCCGCGACCGGATCGAGGTGCCTGTGGCAATCGGTGGCATTGCCTTTCTGCTCACCGACACGGCGGGCCTGCGCGATCAAACCGACGACGCGATAGAGGCCATCGGCATCGCCCGCGCGCGTGATGCCGTTGAGGCGGCTGACATCGTTCTCTGGCTGGGCGATCCCACAACGCCGCCTCGTGCTGACGCGATTCTCGTCATTGCTCAAGCCGATCGTCTGACCCATCCGCTGACTGCACCCGACACAATCCCGCTGTCCGCGATCACCGGGCAGGGGATGGACGCGCTTTATGCGGAACTGTTAGCCAGGGCCGCTCGTCTCCTGCCTGCCGAGGGCGACTATGCGCTGCAGGCCCGCCAACGCGAAGCCGCTGGGACGCTCCATCACCATCTGCGCGCCGCCGCCGAGACTGGCGACCTTCTCATCCTCGGTGAAGAATTGCGGGCAGCGCGCGGCGCAATCGACCGCCTCACCGGACGCGCGGGTACGGAGGATATGCTCGATACCTTGTTCAGCGGTTTTTGCATCGGCAAGTGAGTTCGTTGTTCCACGTGGAACAGGAGAGCATATGGACCGCGCGCCGGAAAAACGGTAAGGGGTGGCCATGCAAACAAGCTATGATGTGATCGTGGTCGGTGGTGGCCATGCCGGGTGTGAGGCGGCGGCGGCGGCGGCGCGCAAGGGCGCATGCGTGGCGCTCCTGACCTTCGACCGTGCGACCGTCGGGGCCATGTCCTGCAATCCAGCCATCGGTGGGCTGGGTAAGGGGCATCTGGTCCGAGAGGTCGACGCGCTCGACGGCCTTATCGCTCGCGCCGCCGATGCTGCTGCCATTCACTATCGAATGCTGAACAGCAGCAAGGGTGCCGCCGTCCAGGGACCGCGCATCCAGGCCGATCGCAAACGTTATCGCGCCGCCATCCACACCATGCTCGACGCTCAGACCGGACTCTCGATCGTCGAGGGCGAAGCGGTTGGACTGGTTGTGACCAATGGCATTGTTTCAGGCCTGACCCTCGCCAGCGGCGACACCCTGAACGCGCCCGCCATCGTACTTGCTACCGGCACATTTCTCGGCGGAAAACTATTCCGGGGCGAGGATGTCGATCTTGGTGGTCGCACGGGTGAGCGCGCTGCCACGACGCTTGGCATCCAGCTCCGCGCCCTCGGCCTGCCCATTGGTCGGCTCAAGACCGGAACACCCCCGCGCATCGACGGGCGCACGATCGACTGGGCTGTTCTTGAATCCCAGCCTTCCGACAGCGGGCATTGGACCATGTCGCCCCTCTCTGCCGGTCGAACGCTGCCGCAGCTTGCCTGCGCCATCACCCGTACCAATGCGGAAACGCATGCGATCATCCGCTCCGGTCTCGATCGCTCGCCGCTGTTCAGCGGCGCGATCGAGGGGAGGGGACCGCGCTATTGCCCTTCCATCGAAGACAAGATTTTTCGCTTCGGCGATCGCGACGGCCATCAGATTTTTCTGGAACCGGAAGGACTCGACGATCCGCTCGTCTATCCCAATGGCATCAGCACCTCGCTTCCGGCAGACATCCAACTGGCAATGGTCCGCTCCATGGCCGGCCTCAGCCGCGCGAAAATCGTCGTGCCCGGCTATGCCGTCGAATATGACCATGTCGACCCACGCGCGCTTTCCGCCTCGCTTGAAGTCCGCGCACTGCCCGGCCTGTTCTGCGCGGGCCAGATTAACGGCACCACCGGCTATGAGGAAGCCGCCGCTCAAGGGCTGATCGCCGGCGCCAACGCTGCGGGCCGCGCCAATGGTTCGGCGCCGCTGATCCTCGATCGCGCAGACTCCTATATTGGCGTGATGATTGACGACCTTGTTCTTCAGGGCGTGACCGAGCCTTATCGTATGTTGACTGCGCGCGCGGAGTATCGCCTGCGCCTGCGCGCAGACAATGCGGCAACCCGCCTGACTCCGATCGGCCTCTCACATGGCTTGATCGGTCCCGACCGCACTCGCCACTTTTCCGAGCGCCAATCTTGCCGCACCCATGTTGAAACTGCGCTGTCGGCAGAACTGACCGCCAGCGAGATGGCACGAGCAGGAGCAAGCGTTCGTCAGGACGGCGCGCGCCGCTCGCTGTTCCAATGGGCACGCTTCCCGGAAGTGGGTGCAGACCTTCTCCTCCGACTTGCCCCCGCACTGGCCGAGGCGCCCATCGACCTGCGCGAAGAGATACTGGAAGATGCCCACTATGCGCCTTATCTCGAACGACAGCGGGCAGAGATTATAGACCTGCGCCGGAACGAACGGGTCACCATTCCCGCCGATTTCGACTTCACCCATATTGGTGGTCTGTCGACCGAAATGCGTGAGCGCCTGGATGCTGCCCGCCCTGAAAGCCTCGCGGCCGCCGCCCGTGTCCGAGGCGTCACCCCGGCTGCGCTTGCCGCGATCCTGACTCATGTTCGGCGGCGAGTAGCATGACCGAAGATGAAGCCCTGTCCTGGCTCACGGCCCATTTCGCTGTTCCACGTGAAACATTGGACCGATTGGAAGCCTATATCACTCTACTCTTTGCCGGAATGGCAGAGCAGAATCTTATCGCTGAATCGACGCGCGAGCATGTCTGGGCGCGCCATATCGTCGACTCGGCCCAGCTTCTCCCGCTTGCCCGATCCACGCCAGGCACGTGGATGGATCTCGGCTCCGGCGCGGGCCTGCCGGGCATCGTCGTTGCCATCCTATCCGACCGGCCGGTCATGCTGGTCGAATCCCGCCGCAAGCGGATCGACTTTCTGAAGGTCGTTGCTAACAGCCTCGTTCTGAACAACGTCACTGTCTTTGGTGGCCGGGTCGAAGCGGTCCCTACCTACGCTTCCGCTATCATTAGCGCCCGCGCTTATGCCCCGCTGCCACGACTCCTCGCGTCCGCCGTCCATCTCGCCGACGAAAAGACACTTTGGTTGCTGCCCAAAGGGCGAAATGCACAAAATGAACTGGAGGCGACGCGCCCATCATGGCAGGGTGTGTTTCACGTGGAACAGAGCGTGACAGATCCCGACAGCGCGGTGGTCGTTGCCACAGGCATCAAACAGAAAGGTCGTCGATGATCCGGATAGCGATAGCCAACCAGAAGGGCGGAGTGGGAAAGACCACGACTGCGATCAATCTGGCGACCGGGCTTGCCGCCACCGGTTTGCGCGTGCTGCTTGTCGATCTCGATCCGCAGGGCAATGCCTCGACCGGCCTTGGTGTCAGCCAGGCCGAGCGGGACCGGTCGAGCTACGATCTTCTGGTCGGCAATTGCGGGCTAGACGATGCGGTCATCGAAACCCGTGTCCCCAAATTGTCGATCGTCCCCGCGACCCAGGATCTGTCCGGAGCAGAGATCGAACTGATCGATTATGAAGAGCGCACCCATCGGCTGGAGCGCGTCCTGTCGGAAGCCTCCTCCGCCCGCTGGGACATCTGCCTGATCGATTGTCCGCCCTCGCTCGGACTCCTCACCATCAACGCCATGGTCGCGGCGCAATCGCTCCTCGTCCCTCTGCAATGCGAATTTTTTGCGCTGGAAGGTCTCTCGCAACTGCTCCAGACGGTCGACCGCATCCGTGGGCGCTTCAATCCCGGCCTGTCGATCCTGGGCGTCGCGCTCACCATGTATGATCGCCGCAACCGTCTGACCGATCAGGTGGCAGACGATGTACGCGCGTGCCTTGGTGATCTCGTCTTCACTACGGTCATTCCCCGCAATGTTCGCCTGTCTGAAGCACCCAGCCACGGAATGCCGGCTCTGATCTATGATTTCCGCTGCTCTGGGTCCGAAGCCTATATGCGTCTCGCCCGCGAACTTATCGCGCGCCTGCCCGCCCAAGAGGTAGCGGCATGAGCGAAGCAACCAGCGACAAACCCAAGACAGCAGCCGCAGTCAAGCGCAGTCATGGCCTTGGTCGCGGTCTCTCCGCGCTATTGGGTGATGCGCCTCCGCGCGAAGAACCCGTTGCTGCGGGTGGGGTCGCTCCACCCACTAGTGGCAAGGCCGTGCAGAGCATCGAGATCGCGCTCATCCATCCGCACCCCGAACAGCCCCGCCGTCATTTCGACGAAGGCGCCCTTCAGGAATTGGCTGACAGCATCGCCAAGCGCGGCGTCATCCAGCCAATCATCGTCCGCGCGCATGGTGGGGGGTTCCAGATCGTCGCCGGTGAACGGCGTTGGCGCGCCGCGCAACGGGTGCATTTGCACCGTATTCCCGCCATCGTTCGCGACTTCAACGAAGCCGAAACGCTGGAAATCGCCCTTATCGAAAATATCCAGCGCGAAGAGTTGAATCCGATCGAAGAGGCCGAAGCCTATCGCAAGTTGATCGGCGAGTTCGATCATAGTCAGGAGGCGCTTGGCCGTCTCGTTGGCAAGTCCCGCAGCCACATCGCCAACCTCATGCGCCTGCTTGATCTGCCCCAGTCCGTTCAGCAAGCGGTGATGGAACAGCGCCTGTCGATGGGCCATGCCCGCGCGCTGATCGGCATAGCCGATTGCGAGGCGTTAGCCCGCACGGTTGAGCAAAAAGGGCTTTCGGTCCGCGACACCGAAAAGCTCGTTCGTCGGACCAAGAAGGGGGAAGGCACTGATGCCCCGCGCAGCGGCAACAACGCTACAAGCGGCAAGGATGCCGACATCGAAGCGCTCGAACTGCATCTCGCCGACATATTGGGCTTGAAGGTAGAGATCGCGCATGAGCAGGGTGGCGGCATACTCTCGCTCCGCTACTCGACCCTCGATCAGCTCGACATGCTTTGCCAGCGCCTTTCTGGCGAGCGTATTTAACCGGTTTTCGTGATCCCAGCGTAGGCCGGGGTCACCGGCGTCAGTCGCACTCCCAGCGCCACGAAAGCCTGTCGCAACCACTGGCCTTTTACCCGGCAAGCCCTTAGCTATGGGCGATGGCCGATATCCAATCCACTGGCGCTGCAGCGCCCATCGTCATCCGCCGTTCCGATTATCGCGCGCCCGACTGGCTAGTGCCGGACATTACGCTGGACGTCTCCCTTGACGTCTTGTTGACCCGGATTCACGCAACACTCAGCGTCACGCGCAACGGCAACCATGATCGCGCACTGCGCCTCGACGGCGACGGTCTGGTTCCGCTGGAGGTTCGCGTCGATGGCCGGGCACTGGATGCCGGAGAGTGGACCATTGATGGCGGCGCGCTCGTCATAACCCTCCCGACCGATACGCATAGGATTGAAACGCTGGTGGAGATTTCTCCGCAGGCCAACAGCAAATTGATGGGTCTCTATGCCAGCGGCGGTCTGCTATGCACTCAATGCGAGGCCCAGGGATTCCGCCGCATCACCTTCTTTCCCGATCGCCCGGATGTCCTGTCGCGCTACCGCGTCCGCATGGCCGCTGACAAAGCGACCTATCCCATCCTGCTCGCCAATGGTGATCCGGTGGGGCAGGGCGATCTGGAAGGCGGCCGTCACTGGGCCGAATGGACCGACCCCTTTCCAAAGCCATGCTATCTGTTCGCGCTGGTGGCGGGCGACCTGGCGTGCAATGCCGACAGCTTCATGACCATGAGCGGCCGCGAGGTTGCCCTGGGTATCTGGGTCAAGGAGGCGGACCTGCTGCGCACCGCCCACGCCATGAAGGCGCTCAAGGATTCGATGGCGTGGGACGAACGGGTCTATGGCCGCGAATATGATCTGGACGTGTTCAACATCGTTGCGGTTGCGGACTTCAACTTCGGCGCGATGGAGAATAAGGGTCTTAACATTTTCAATTCACGCTACATTCTGGCCGATCCAGAAACCGCGACCGACATTGATTATGATGGGGTGGAAGGCGTCGTCGCCCATGAATATTTCCATAATTGGTCGGGCAATCGCGTGACCTGTCGCGACTGGTTCCAGTTAAGTCTCAAGGAAGGCTTCACCGTCTTTCGCGATCAGAATTTCTCCGCCGACATGGGGTCGCATGCGGTCAAGCGGATCGAAGACGTCCGCATATTGCGCGCGGCCCAGTTCCAGGAGGATCAAGGACCGCTCGCGCACCCCGTTCGTCCTGAATCCTATATGGAAATCAGTAACTTCTACACCGCCACCATCTACAATAAGGGTGCCGAGTTGATCCGCATGATGGCGCTGATGCTGGGCGCTGAACGGTTCCGCGCGGGGAGCGATCTCTATTTCGATCGCCACGATGGCGAAGCCGCGACCTGTGAGGATTTTGTCCTCGCGATGGAGGAGGGCGGGGGGATCGACCTCACCCAGTTCCGCCATTGGTACGAGCAGGCAGGCACGCCTCGCGTCAAGGCGCTGCTCTCCCACGACGCGGCGAGCGCAACTGTGACACTGACCCTGGAACAGAGCATGCAACCGACAGCCGGCCAGCCGGTCAAGCAACCCATGGCGATCCCGCTCCGCACCGCGCTGTTCGATCCCGCCACACAGGCGCATCAGGGCGATCACCTCCTCATGCTGACGCAAGAGCAGCAGAGCTTCACTTTCGCCGGTTTCACCAACCTGCCCATCCTGTCAATCAATCGCGGCTTTTCCGCGCCCGTGATTCTGGACGCCAACCGCAGTCAGGCCGATCTCACCTTCCTGTCGGCGCATGACGACGATCCCTTCGCCCGTTATGAAGCGATACAGCAGTTGATGGTCAACGTCCTGATCGGCGCTGTCGCTGGCCAACCGACAGATGAAGACGCGGTTATCGCCGCTATCCGCAACACCGCGACCGACCCCGTGCTCGACCCCGCTTTTGTCGCCGAAGCCATCCGTCTGCCCAGCGAAGCCTATCTGGGTGACCAGATGGGACAGGTCGACCCGGATGCCATTCATGCCGCGCGCGAAGCGCTTCAGCGCCGTATCGGCGCCGATCTGGAGCCGATCTGGCGCGATATCCATGACCGGACGGAGGCCAACGGCTTCTCCCTGTCCTCCGCTGCCAAGGGCGCGCGCAAGCTCCGCAACTCAGCGCTTGCCTATCTGATCGCCTCGGGCGCTTCAGACGGCCCGGCAATCGCCTTCTCCCAGTTCGATCGCGCCGACAACATGACCGAGCGGCAGGCCGCGCTGGCAATCCTGGCAAACGGCATCAGCGACGAACGGGAAGCCGCGCTCGACATATTCTACAATCGCTATGCCGCCGATCCGCTGGTGCTGGACAAATGGTTCCAGACCCAGGCGCTATCTTTCCACCCCGACACCGTCGCGCTGGTCGAGGAACTGGGACGGCACAAGGATTTCACCCTCGCCAACCCTAACCGCGTCCGCGCTCTTTACGGTGCCTTCACGGCCAACCAGTGGGCCTTTCATCATAGCTCGGGGGAGGGCTATCGCCTCGTTGCAGACTGCATCATCGCGCTGGATGCCCTGAACCCGCAAACCGCTGCCCGCCTCGTCCCGCCGCTCGGTCGCTGGAAGCGCTTCGACGAAGACCGGGCTGCGAAGATGCGCGCCGAACTGCAACATATTCTGGCCACCACCGGCCTGTCCCGCGACGTGACCGAACAGGCGATGAAGAGTCTGGAATAAAAAGGGACGGCGCGCGTCATAAACGCCCCCGCCCCCGACGAACCATCATCACACCATGAGGCTTATCGAGTCGCCGCAACCCAGGCGGCGACATCCGCCGCCACCTTGTTCGCCGCAGCATTAAGCGGTGCGCCGATGCTCAAGGCATCGACCTTGCCCACCGGCACACTCGCCGAAAAACGCTGCTTGACGATGGCCGTCCCGCCTTCGCCCGCCATGATCGCATCGAAGGTCACGACGGCGCTATTCGTCTGTGCATCAATGCCGAACTGCACCAATTCGCCGGTCAATCGCTGGGTCGGATCGGCCGCATATTGCCCCGGCTCCAGCACGATCCGGTCGCTGCCCGCCGCAATCGTCTCCGACAGGAGCTTGCGGAACAGGTGGCGCGGCGTATCGGTCCATTGCGCATCCGTCACATAAGCGACGGAGGTCGGGCTGACCTGCACCGGCACGCGGACCGTATCAAGCAGCTTGGGCGCATCGGGATCTGCAATGACCAGACTGCCAACATCATTCCCACGGCGCACCGTTCCGGGTGCCACTGCCTGAGTGGCACTAAGCGTCAGGAGCTGCGAAGGCGGCTTGGCGCCAAAGGATACGCAGCCCGTCAGCCCGAGTGCAACGGTGAACGCCAGGATCGCACCGGCGGGTTGTTTCATGTGGAACATCCTGTGCATCCTTCTCATGGCTTATAGTCCGGCAACTTGGGCGACCCGACCAGCGATCCGGCGCCCTGCTGGTCCAGCTTTTCCGCAACTCCGCGGAAGGCACGCGACATCTCGCGCAGATCATGGACCAATTGGTTGACCTCCGGCATCGTCTGGCGGCTGAAAGTTCGCACGCCCGGCTGCGCCTCGGCGATCGTCTTGTCCAGCGTCTCAATACTCTTGGTGGAGGCCTGTACCGTCTTGCGAAGGTCCGCCATCAGCGGACGACCTTCCTCGTTCAGCATCGTATCCGTCGTAGCCGCCAGCTTGCCGATCTGCTCCACGGCAACCCCCGTGCGCTGCACAGCGATTCGCGCCTCTGCCAGGGTGGCGGCAATTTCGGGACTGCGATCGGCCAGCGCGCCGGACACTCGCTCGACATTGGCCAATATGCTCGCGATCGACTGCTGATTCTTGTCGCTCAACAACTCGGTCAGTCGCTCGGTCAGCGTCGTCAGCCGCTCAAGCAATTGCGGCGCATTGTTCAACAGTTCACCCAGAGCACCCGGTTTGGTGGGGATCACCGCCACCCCATCGGGGCAGGCGGATAGCGGATTTTCCGCCGGACACTGGATCGGTGGCGCACCCTTGACCGCGCCATCCAGTACGATTTCGGAGACGCCGGTAAAGCCTACGCCCGCGATCGTCGCAGTGGTGCCCTGCAATATCGGTGTCTCGTCCTTCACCGCGATGCGGACCTTCACGAAGCTCGGATCGCGCTTCCATAGTTCGATCGACTTTACCTGGCCGGACGGGACGCCCGAATAGTTGACGCCCGAACCCTTGGCGAGACCATTGACCGACGTCTTGAAAAAAATGTCGAACTCCCGGTCCTGGCCATCGGAAATGCGCGAAAACCAGAAGGCCGCGATCATAACCGCCGCCAGCAATCCCAGCACGACGGCGCCCACCAGCACATGGTTGGAACGTGTTTCCATATCCTATCGCCTTCCGTCCG encodes:
- the rsmG gene encoding 16S rRNA (guanine(527)-N(7))-methyltransferase RsmG; protein product: MTEDEALSWLTAHFAVPRETLDRLEAYITLLFAGMAEQNLIAESTREHVWARHIVDSAQLLPLARSTPGTWMDLGSGAGLPGIVVAILSDRPVMLVESRRKRIDFLKVVANSLVLNNVTVFGGRVEAVPTYASAIISARAYAPLPRLLASAVHLADEKTLWLLPKGRNAQNELEATRPSWQGVFHVEQSVTDPDSAVVVATGIKQKGRR
- a CDS encoding ParA family protein: MIRIAIANQKGGVGKTTTAINLATGLAATGLRVLLVDLDPQGNASTGLGVSQAERDRSSYDLLVGNCGLDDAVIETRVPKLSIVPATQDLSGAEIELIDYEERTHRLERVLSEASSARWDICLIDCPPSLGLLTINAMVAAQSLLVPLQCEFFALEGLSQLLQTVDRIRGRFNPGLSILGVALTMYDRRNRLTDQVADDVRACLGDLVFTTVIPRNVRLSEAPSHGMPALIYDFRCSGSEAYMRLARELIARLPAQEVAA
- a CDS encoding ParB/RepB/Spo0J family partition protein — its product is MSEATSDKPKTAAAVKRSHGLGRGLSALLGDAPPREEPVAAGGVAPPTSGKAVQSIEIALIHPHPEQPRRHFDEGALQELADSIAKRGVIQPIIVRAHGGGFQIVAGERRWRAAQRVHLHRIPAIVRDFNEAETLEIALIENIQREELNPIEEAEAYRKLIGEFDHSQEALGRLVGKSRSHIANLMRLLDLPQSVQQAVMEQRLSMGHARALIGIADCEALARTVEQKGLSVRDTEKLVRRTKKGEGTDAPRSGNNATSGKDADIEALELHLADILGLKVEIAHEQGGGILSLRYSTLDQLDMLCQRLSGERI
- the pepN gene encoding aminopeptidase N, with translation MADIQSTGAAAPIVIRRSDYRAPDWLVPDITLDVSLDVLLTRIHATLSVTRNGNHDRALRLDGDGLVPLEVRVDGRALDAGEWTIDGGALVITLPTDTHRIETLVEISPQANSKLMGLYASGGLLCTQCEAQGFRRITFFPDRPDVLSRYRVRMAADKATYPILLANGDPVGQGDLEGGRHWAEWTDPFPKPCYLFALVAGDLACNADSFMTMSGREVALGIWVKEADLLRTAHAMKALKDSMAWDERVYGREYDLDVFNIVAVADFNFGAMENKGLNIFNSRYILADPETATDIDYDGVEGVVAHEYFHNWSGNRVTCRDWFQLSLKEGFTVFRDQNFSADMGSHAVKRIEDVRILRAAQFQEDQGPLAHPVRPESYMEISNFYTATIYNKGAELIRMMALMLGAERFRAGSDLYFDRHDGEAATCEDFVLAMEEGGGIDLTQFRHWYEQAGTPRVKALLSHDAASATVTLTLEQSMQPTAGQPVKQPMAIPLRTALFDPATQAHQGDHLLMLTQEQQSFTFAGFTNLPILSINRGFSAPVILDANRSQADLTFLSAHDDDPFARYEAIQQLMVNVLIGAVAGQPTDEDAVIAAIRNTATDPVLDPAFVAEAIRLPSEAYLGDQMGQVDPDAIHAAREALQRRIGADLEPIWRDIHDRTEANGFSLSSAAKGARKLRNSALAYLIASGASDGPAIAFSQFDRADNMTERQAALAILANGISDEREAALDIFYNRYAADPLVLDKWFQTQALSFHPDTVALVEELGRHKDFTLANPNRVRALYGAFTANQWAFHHSSGEGYRLVADCIIALDALNPQTAARLVPPLGRWKRFDEDRAAKMRAELQHILATTGLSRDVTEQAMKSLE
- a CDS encoding ABC-type transport auxiliary lipoprotein family protein, whose protein sequence is MFHMKQPAGAILAFTVALGLTGCVSFGAKPPSQLLTLSATQAVAPGTVRRGNDVGSLVIADPDAPKLLDTVRVPVQVSPTSVAYVTDAQWTDTPRHLFRKLLSETIAAGSDRIVLEPGQYAADPTQRLTGELVQFGIDAQTNSAVVTFDAIMAGEGGTAIVKQRFSASVPVGKVDALSIGAPLNAAANKVAADVAAWVAATR
- a CDS encoding MlaD family protein, whose protein sequence is METRSNHVLVGAVVLGLLAAVMIAAFWFSRISDGQDREFDIFFKTSVNGLAKGSGVNYSGVPSGQVKSIELWKRDPSFVKVRIAVKDETPILQGTTATIAGVGFTGVSEIVLDGAVKGAPPIQCPAENPLSACPDGVAVIPTKPGALGELLNNAPQLLERLTTLTERLTELLSDKNQQSIASILANVERVSGALADRSPEIAATLAEARIAVQRTGVAVEQIGKLAATTDTMLNEEGRPLMADLRKTVQASTKSIETLDKTIAEAQPGVRTFSRQTMPEVNQLVHDLREMSRAFRGVAEKLDQQGAGSLVGSPKLPDYKP